One genomic segment of Panicum virgatum strain AP13 chromosome 2N, P.virgatum_v5, whole genome shotgun sequence includes these proteins:
- the LOC120661519 gene encoding AAA-ATPase At3g50940-like has protein sequence MDHLPLAAPAAAAAAESLSPSPGAGRALDAYKTALATAASAAAYAVMARSMARELLPDELRAAVRWCAAAARARFGRGDRERHTVVIRRYFDTGYGENHLFDAARAYLATRIDPRAMRRLCLARSRAKEPDGGGRWTTLMCMEPGGSTVDVFDGVEFTWTSVETGADDTKKKGKGGGGGGSPRESLELCFDAEHTDTALERYVPFVMSTAEELQMRDRSLRIFMNEGQLWHGINHHHPATFDTLAMDPALKDSVIADLDRFLKRRDYYRRIGKAWKRGYLLYGPPGTGKSSLVAAMANYLRFNLYDLDLSEVRLNSSLQKLLIHMPNKSILVIEDIDCCFDAAASRKDAKAPEPVEELDPGYTSDSSDDSWPMNAHRPGAAPPKGITLSGLLNFIDGLWSTCGEERIIVFTTNYKDRLDPALLRPGRMDMHIYMGYCGWEAFRTLARNYFLVDDHELFPEIQELLSAVDVTPAEVSEMLLRSEDVDVALRGLKEFLQEKRRKTRKEAEYKKDAAEDKEAAVAEEAV, from the coding sequence ATGGATCACCTGCCACTGGCCGCcccagccgcagccgccgccgccgagtcgctgtcgccgtcgccgggagCCGGGAGGGCGCTCGACGCGTACAAGACGGCGCTGGCCACGGCGGCCTCGGCCGCCGCGTACGCCGTGATGGCGCGCAGCATGGCGCGGGAGCTGCTCCCCGACGAGCTGCGCGCCGCGGTGCGGTggtgcgcggccgccgcgcgcgcccggtTCGGCCGCGGCGACAGGGAGCGCCACACCGTCGTCATCCGCCGCTACTTCGACACCGGGTACGGCGAGAACCACCTCTTCGACGCGGCGCGCGCGTACCTGGCCACCCGGATCGACCCGCGCGCCATGCGCCGGCTCTGCCTCGCGCGCTCCCGCGCCAAGgagcccgacggcggcggcaggtggaCCACGCTCATGTGCATGGAGCCCGGGGGGTCCACCGTCGACGTCTTCGACGGCGTCGAGTTCACGTGGACCTCCGTCGAGACCGGCGCCGACGAcacgaagaagaagggcaagggcggcggcggcggcggctccccgcGGGAGTCCCTGGAGCTCTGCTTCGACGCCGAGCACACCGACACGGCGCTGGAGCGGTACGTGCCCTTCGTCATGTCCACGGCGGAGGAGCTGCAGATGCGGGACCGCTCGCTGCGCATCTTCATGAACGAGGGCCAGTTGTGGCACGGCATCAACCACCACCACCCGGCCACGTTCGACACGCTCGCCATGGACCCGGCGCTCAAGGACTCCGTCATCGCCGACCTCGACAGGTTCCTCAAGCGCAGGGACTACTACCGGCGCATCGGCAAGGCGTGGAAGCGCGGGTACCTGCTCTACGGCCCGCCCGGCACCGGCAAGTCCAGCCtcgtcgccgccatggccaacTACCTCCGCTTCAACCTCTACGACCTCGACCTGTCCGAGGTGCGCCTCAACTCGTCGCTGCAGAAGCTGCTCATCCACATGCCCAACAAGTCTATCCTCGTCATCGAGGACATCGACTGCTGCTTCGACGCCGCCGCGTCGAGGAAAGACGCCAAGGCGCCGGAGCCGGTCGAAGAACTGGACCCCGGCTACACATCGGACTCGTCAGACGACAGCTGGCCGATGAACGCGCACCGGCCGGGAGCAGCTCCGCCGAAGGGTATCACTCTGTCCGGGCTCCTCAACTTCATCGACGGGCTGTGGTCGACGTGCGGCGAGGAGAGAATCATCGTCTTCACCACCAACTACAAGGACCGCCTCGACCCGGCGCTGCTCCGGCCGGGCCGGATGGACATGCACATCTACATGGGTTACTGCGGCTGGGAGGCGTTCAGGACGCTGGCCAGGAACTACTTCCTCGTCGACGATCACGAGCTGTTCCCGGAGATACAGGAGCTGCTCTCGGCGGTGGACGTGACGCCGGCCGAGGTGTCGGAGATGCTGCTGAGGAGCGAGGACGTCGACGTGGCGCTCCGGGGGCTCAAGGAATTCCTTCAGGAGAAGAGACGGAAGACAAGGAAAGAGGCAGAGTACAAGAAGGACGCAGCAGAAGACAAGGAGGCGGCGGTAGCAGAGGAAGCAGTGTAG
- the LOC120661523 gene encoding taxadiene 5-alpha hydroxylase-like: MDLALLLALMAIVIPVLLHLLTRASKPRPGTAKLPPGSLGLPVIGQSLDLLRAMRANTAEQWIQARVDRYGPVSKLSLFGIPTVLLTGSKGNKFLFFNPSLASQQPQSAQRIIGERNILELMGADHKRVRGALLEFLKPDMLRLYVGKIDDEVRRHLDENWAGRRTVTVMPLMKKLTFDIISLLLFGLEGGAVRDGLNRDFDHVMDGMWSVPVDLPFTAFRRSLKASASARRVLAGITRETKAKLQRGEASRNSDLIACLLSLTDDSGAPLLSEEEIVDNAMLSLIAGHDTSSILLTFLIRHLANDPDTLAAMVHEHEEVAKSKGDGEALTWEDLMKLKLTWRAAQEMLRLVPPVLGTFRRATEDLEFDGYLIPKGWQVMWMAPTTHKDGSIFPEPDKFNPSRFENQAASVVPQCSFVAFGGGPRICVGMEFARIETLVAMHYLVRRFRWKLCCKENTFVRDPAPSPLHGLPIELEPKAASP, from the exons ATGGATCTCGCTCTCCTCCTAGCGCTCATGGCCATCGTCATCCCAGTGCTCCTCCATCTCCTGACGAGAGCCAGCAAGCCACGGCCGGGCACGGCCAAGCTGCCCCCCGGCTCCCTGGGCCTGCCGGTGATCGGCCAGAGCCTCGACCTCCTCCGTGCCATGCGCGCCAACACCGCCGAGCAGTGGATTCAGGCCCGCGTCGACCGGTACGGCCCGGTGTCCAAGCTGTCGCTCTTCGGCATCCCCACGGTGCTGCTCACGGGGTCCAAGGGCAACAAGTTCCTCTTCTTCAACCCCTCGCTGGCGTCGCAGCAGCCCCAGTCCGCGCAGCGGATAATCGGGGAGAGGAACATCCTCGAGCTCATGGGCGCCGACCACAAGCGCGTCCGCGGCGCGCTCCTCGAGTTCCTCAAGCCGGACATGCTCAGGCTGTACGTGGGCAAGATCGACGACGAGGTGCGCCGCCACCTCGACGAGAACTGGGCCGGCCGCCGGACCGTCACGGTCATGCCCCTCATGAAGAAGCTCACCTTCGACATCATCTCCCTGCTGCTCTTCGGCCTCGAGGGAGGCGCCGTCCGGGACGGCCTCAACCGCGACTTCGACCACGTCATGGATGGCATGTGGTCCGTCCCCGTGGACCTGCCGTTCACGGCGTTCCGCCGGAGCCTCAAGGCCAGCGCCAGTGCTCGCCGGGTGCTCGCCGGGATCACGCGGGAGACCAAGGCCAAGCTGCAGCGGGGCGAGGCCTCCCGGAACAGCGACCTCATCGCGTGCCTGCTCAGCTTGACCGACGACAGCGGCGCGCCGCTGCTGAGCGAGGAGGAGATCGTGGACAACGCCATGCTCTCCCTCATCGCCGGCCACGACACGTCCTCCATCCTTCTCACCTTCCTGATCCGCCACCTCGCCAACGATCCTGACACGCTCGCCGCCATGGTCCACG AGCACGAGGAGGTCGCCAAGAgcaagggcgacggcgaggccctGACCTGGGAGGACCTGATGAAGTTGAAGCTCACGTGGCGCGCCGCGCAGGAGATGCTCCGCCTGGTGCCCCCGGTCCTCGGCACCTTCAGGAGAGCCACCGAAGACCTCGAGTTCGACGGCTACCTCATCCCCAAAGGGTGGCAGGTGATGTGGATGGCGCCCACGACGCACAAGGACGGGAGCATCTTCCCCGAGCCGGACAAATTCAACCCGTCCCGGTTCGAGAACCAGGCGGCGTCGGTGGTGCCGCAGTGCTCGTTCGTCGccttcggcggcggcccgaggaTCTGCGTTGGCATGGAGTTCGCCAGGATCGAGACGCTGGTGGCGATGCATTACCTGGTGAGGCGCTTCAGGTGGAAGCTCTGCTGCAAGGAGAACACCTTCGTCAGGGaccccgcgccgtcgccgctgcacgGCCTGCCGATAGAACTTGAGCCCAAGGCAGCATCGCCATGA
- the LOC120661524 gene encoding uncharacterized protein LOC120661524 translates to MEDLLAWHYDKKGIFSVKSAYHVLDDGRTRDRCRQRGEGSGSTTSPKAPEFSWKRIWQLRCPPKIRHFLWRFTHNSLPLRMNIARRGMEIDTRCPVCWRLGEDGGHCFLRCKYVKECWRAMNLEGIRIRLSTLLGAEQVSDCILSLKEEEKMATIGLLWSWWNARNKANAGEQRRSTDEVTFSARMAMISTANDKGPRPVSGGRACSWDAPPEGIWKINIDGGFCEENKRGAWGFVVRDSEGKAAMAGAGCMEVVADALCAEAHACVEALKAVAKVGMQSILLETDSQLLVKALKSKEHDQALGGVLFREAKFLIATLFNSVSVKFATRSCNYAAHELAKLGRYRDPEHPAVWMDPLPDFVNLALACDLAEPGVNI, encoded by the coding sequence ATGGAGGATTTGCTAGCCTGGCATTATGATAAGAAGGGGATATTTTCAGTGAAATCAGCCTATCATGTGTTGGATGATGGCAGGACACGAGATAGATGTCGCCAGCGTGGGGAAGGCAGTGGAAGCACAACATCACCAAAGGCACCTGAGTTTAGTTGGAAAAGAATATGGCAGCTAAGATGTCCACCAAAAATTCGTCACTTTTTATGGAGATTTACCCACAACAGTTTGCCGTTGAGAATGAACATTGCTAGAAGAGGGATGGAAATTGACACTAGATGCCCTGTCTGTTGGAGGTTGGGTGAGGATGGTGGCCATTGTTTTCTACGCTGCAAATATGTCAAGGAGTGCTGGAGAGCAATGAACTTGGAAGGAATCAGGATCAGGCTGAGCACTTTGTTGGGTGCAGAACAGGTCTCAGATTGCATCCTGTCTctaaaagaggaagagaagatggCAACGATTGGCCTGCTCTGGTCATGGTGGAATGCTCGGAACAAAGCTAATGCTGGAGAGCAGAGAAGATCCACTGATGAGGTGACTTTTAGTGCACGTATGGCTATGATATCCACTGCAAATGATAAGGGACCTAGGCCAGTATCTGGGGGCCGAGCTTGCAGTTGGGATGCACCACCAGAAGGTATTTGGAAAATAAACATAGATGGTGGCTTTTGTGAGGAGAACAAAAGGGGTGCCTGGGGCTTTGTGGTGCGGGACTCTGAAGGAAAGGCGGCTATGGCAGGTGCTGGATGTATGGAAGTTGTTGCAGATGCACTATGTGCTGAAGCACATGCATGCGTCGAAGCTCTGAAAGCGGTTGCTAAAGTGGGAATGCAGAGCATTTTGTTGGAGACAGACTCGCAATTATTGGTGAAAGCTCTGAAGTCGAAGGAGCATGATCAAGCACTCGGTGGAGTACTCTTCAGAGAGGCAAAGTTTCTTATTGCAACCTTGTTTAATTCAGTTAGTGTAAAATTCGCCACCCGTTCTTGTAACTATGCTGCTCATGAGCTAGCTAAGCTTGGTCGTTATCGGGACCCGGAACATCCTGCTGTTTGGATGGATCCCCTCCCTGACTTTGTAAACTTGGCTTTGGCTTGCGATCTGGCTGAGCCTGGGGTTAATATATAA